Below is a genomic region from Catenuloplanes atrovinosus.
TCAACCGGTACGACCCGGACCGCGGCGTGGAGTTCGTGGCGTACGCGATCCCGACCATCGCGGGCGAGATCAAGCGACACTTCCGCGACCGGTGCTGGGACGTGCGGGTGCCGCGCCGGCTCCAGGAGCTGCGCGCCGCCACCTCGGACGCCACCACCGCGCTGACCCAGGCCCTGGGCCGCTCCCCCACCGTGGCGGAGCTGGCCGCGCACCTGGGCCGCGGCGAGGAGGAGATCCTGGAAGGGCTGGAGGCGTCCCGGGCGTACAGCGCGGTCTCGCTCTCCACGCCGGCCGGCGAGGGCGAGACCCCGCTCGGCGACCTGCTCGGCACGGAGGACGAGGAGTTGGAGAGCGCGGAGCTGCGGGTCGCGCTCGGGCCCGCGCTGGCCGCGCTCGACCCGCGCGAGCAGCGCATCC
It encodes:
- a CDS encoding SigB/SigF/SigG family RNA polymerase sigma factor; protein product: MPPRHPDRARVRAEVIEAWLPLAHHLANRFAGRGEPREDLDQTAIVGLIKAVNRYDPDRGVEFVAYAIPTIAGEIKRHFRDRCWDVRVPRRLQELRAATSDATTALTQALGRSPTVAELAAHLGRGEEEILEGLEASRAYSAVSLSTPAGEGETPLGDLLGTEDEELESAELRVALGPALAALDPREQRILTLRFYGNLTQSQIAERIGISQMHVSRLLARALSTLRGQLSDEL